One window of the Octopus sinensis linkage group LG3, ASM634580v1, whole genome shotgun sequence genome contains the following:
- the LOC115209912 gene encoding magnesium-dependent phosphatase 1 isoform X2 encodes MQWFQTDYTLWPFWVDTHVSPPFELRKDKVYDSLGDHVTHFPEVPEVLQSLQNEGYKLGVASRTGAIKSAKQLMDLFNWSKYFEFSEIYPGDKTIHFSQFHKHSNIPYEDMLFFDDEGRNVTAVGNIGVTAIHVHKNTGVTKEVMEEGLKKFAENKKKAAS; translated from the exons ATGCAATGGTTTCAAACag ATTATACTTTGTGGCCTTTCTGGGTTGACACACATGTTTCTCCGCCTTTTGAACTAAG gaAGGATAAAGTATATGATTCCCTTGGAGACCATGTGACACATTTCCCTGAAGTTCCAGAGGTGTTGCAGTCCCTTCAAAATGAAGGTTATAAGCTTGGTGTTGCTTCCAG aACAGGTGCAATAAAAAGTGCAAAGCAGTTGATGGATTTATTTAACTGgagtaaatattttgaattttctgaGATTTATCCTGGAGATAAAACAATTCATTTTTCCCA GTttcataaacacagcaacatcccATATGAAGATATGTTATTCTTTGATGATGAAGGGAGGAATGTAACAGCTGTTGGTAACATAg gtGTAACAGCAATTCATGTACATAAGAATACTGGAGTTACTAAAGAAGTGATGGAAGAAGGACTAAAAAAATTTgctgaaaacaagaaaaaagctgCATCCTAG
- the LOC115209912 gene encoding magnesium-dependent phosphatase 1 isoform X1 has protein sequence MAVSYVDKPKLIVFDLDYTLWPFWVDTHVSPPFELRKDKVYDSLGDHVTHFPEVPEVLQSLQNEGYKLGVASRTGAIKSAKQLMDLFNWSKYFEFSEIYPGDKTIHFSQFHKHSNIPYEDMLFFDDEGRNVTAVGNIGVTAIHVHKNTGVTKEVMEEGLKKFAENKKKAAS, from the exons ATGGCGGTGTCCTATGTAGACAAACCAAAGCTTATTGTATTTGACTTAG ATTATACTTTGTGGCCTTTCTGGGTTGACACACATGTTTCTCCGCCTTTTGAACTAAG gaAGGATAAAGTATATGATTCCCTTGGAGACCATGTGACACATTTCCCTGAAGTTCCAGAGGTGTTGCAGTCCCTTCAAAATGAAGGTTATAAGCTTGGTGTTGCTTCCAG aACAGGTGCAATAAAAAGTGCAAAGCAGTTGATGGATTTATTTAACTGgagtaaatattttgaattttctgaGATTTATCCTGGAGATAAAACAATTCATTTTTCCCA GTttcataaacacagcaacatcccATATGAAGATATGTTATTCTTTGATGATGAAGGGAGGAATGTAACAGCTGTTGGTAACATAg gtGTAACAGCAATTCATGTACATAAGAATACTGGAGTTACTAAAGAAGTGATGGAAGAAGGACTAAAAAAATTTgctgaaaacaagaaaaaagctgCATCCTAG